ATGAGTGGGATACGTGATTACATTCAAAACAAGCTTCACGTTTTAAAGTCTTGATCCTTGATCGAACCTTTTTCTATCAGAGTGAACTGACTCAGTGACATAAtatggatatttcatattatattcaatacATAACAACCTACAAACTGAAATTAACCGAAGTAGTGAGCTCAGTAACTGCAGGACGTTTGTTTCTAATCTTTAGTCATACTTCCAACAGGCTTCTTTTTGCTATAAGCTGttaacagcagcagactgatgCTTATTATTTTTGGAATAACACTTGTAGTGTTTCAGTGTCCACATATCAAAAGCAGATATGTGGTCTTAAATTAATAGACAATAAATCACACAGATGGATGCGAGTGAAGAACTTACGATTAGTTCTACGTCCTCTTTCTTGATGGTGACTTTGGCCAActctttttctctgaaaacaaaaaaaatgacagtcagaacaaataaaaccagCAAGTTTAGAAAAGTTCAGAGGGCGCGTCACGTTTGAGATAAAAAATCTGCTGACGACAAATGATGTTTGTAGCTGAATGCTGTGTAACTACAGGATCATGTATCTAAAATGAAATGAGGAGATGAAGCGGCTGGTCTCACCTCTCTTGTTTGGCTTTCTGTTCTCGTGACCTTCTGTCGCCGATCACTGACATGGcctgaaaataaagcaaaacattttttttaattaatatttatgacagtgccacagtttcacaaatgtgacaacaaaaaaacatcaccacaCAAAGAAATCCTACAGATAAACCACGCTCAGAGCTGAAACAACAAACCGACTCATCGATAAATCAAATATTCTGATAATCAACGACTCGGTGAGCAAACGTGGCAAATGAAGACGtgaagagctgctgctcctctctgtgttattatttttacgatgaatatctttgagttttagacACAAGACGTAACTTTGAGTTCTCAGAACTTCAGAAACTAAACGCATCAACGGTAAAGAAGTGTTAGTTTGAGTTCTTGAGGAATCCTCCTGAAGTTAACGGGCATGTTTTGTTGGCGCAGACacaaaacagctgttgttgttttcatgtataCGTCTTGTCACCGTGAGAAACCGTcagatttatttcactttgacaggaaacaggTAATGATTTTTACTAATTagggttcagttccatttagtgcacCGCAGCAGCACCCTGGTGTGGTCAAATCTGCTTCCTAACTGAGTGGAATGATGCCTGAAGTATTAACGCAGCCGCCGtgataagagctgttcaaaTATAAGGAGCCTCAACGCTTcctttatcaaatcaaatcaaatcaattttatttgtatagcccaaagtcacaaagtacatttgcctcagagggctttacaatctgtacagggagtgacaccctctgtccttagaccctcggttcgagtgaggaaaaacttgcccacaaaaaccctttaacagggaaaaaatgtggaagaaacctcaggaagagccacagaggagggatccctctcccaggacggacagacgtgcaatggatgtcacgtgtacagaacaaatcaacacaaacatattgtacaatgactgataaaatgaaaatgaattataatgaatgataaaaatgattacagtaatagatatggtagtaataatgacagtaataatatatgtagtgggcgtcatgcaggatcacagcagcagccacgatccacgagaacctgctggacgacagagcacagaaactccggggaagtttggttaggAGTATTATCTCCTttaagaaaggaaaggaggtaaagGTGTAAGTGCAGTCGTCTCCTCCTAACTCCTTAcgacctctccttcacatctttccttggAGGTCAaagaaaagtggttaggaaaggacttttTGACTGTTCGACTGTACCCCCTTactccatagacatatatatacatagacgccgcattgagcgggttggtcgcaatacgtcaacgggtccgccatattggatgtggcagatctgcccgtaaactaatacaaggaaatggactgaacttcataaagcgcctttctacaaagttcttcaagttaatgtctcttatacacccattcacacacacactatatatctgggaaacaaacaggcaccaaaacaacgttgtaacttttaaagtgatgattataaatgtttactccttatgtaagcacccaacaacgtatgtatttttctaatgctgagtttACAGCTTTCATGTGTgtaaacactgttactgtgatgataaatactgaaatatttatatttaacatttaaaaatgtggtAAATACACCAGATCCTGAAAGTGTAGATGTGACAGAGGGGTTCTGATAAAgagcacaccacacacacacatatatacaatgTTCtatagtaatatataatatagatatatatatatataattatatatattatctatattatatatatatatattatatatatatatattatataatataactacatacatacctacatacattacattacacacaccaccacacacacacacacatacctacacTACATACTATATtatacatccacacacatttcGGCTAAACCACTCAGCATTAGCCAAAAAACTACGTGGTGGGTGCTTAATAAGGAGTAAcctttataatcatcacttaaaagttacatacgtttgTTTTGGTGCCTGCTTGTTTCCctatattagtgtgtgtgtgaatggtgttAACAGACATTAACTCTAAAGAcctttgtagaaaggcgcttatgaagttcagtccatttccttgtattagtttacgggcagactTGCCACATCCAATaggcggacccgttgacgttACGATTCAGCGCTCATGCTGGCGTCTAGTATctatgtctatgtgtatatgtctatgtgtatatgtctatgtttatatgtctatgtttatatgtctatgtgtatatgtctatgtttatatgtctatgCCTTACTCTGTTTGACCTAAATGGAACGGAGCCTTAATTAGTACCACTGTTTCCTATTAACTAAGAAAAAGTGTACTGTAACACTGTTTGGACGTTTCCTTTCCTGTTGTGTTTAATCTATATCGAACACTTTAATGAGTTTATCTGAGTGTATGTTGATATATCTGCATGTTAAATCACTTAGAGCCTGTCAGCTAACAGTTAGCCACTGAGATAACCGTTGGTAGATAATTCCCGCCTTTTAACACGTAGTCATGGAAACGGCTCATGAATCTATAAGTAGAGTTAAAAACGGAACACGGTTCAACTTTGACGCTTCACACGGTTTAACGTCAGACCGTGTCAGCCCGactgcggtaacgctatctactCTACACAAAATCTAGTGCGcgactacatcggtttgtacggtaaagcgtgtgagcggcttcatggtgccttcaagTGCACATCGGAAAcccagaaatcaaataataataataatctcttttcgAAAGATAcatgcagatttacaaaaatcattaaataaacaaatcaactccacctgattctttTTCTACATGtccccagctacttctggggtgaatTTCAAGTTATTTTACTGTACTATTTTctaatacagtataatataatgtatgcATCACTATTAAAACAAATAGTACAGTAAAACAACTTGATATTCACCACAGAGGTAGCTGGggacatttgatttgtttatttgatgacttttctaaatctgcatatgtagcttagaaaagagattatgtgatttctgagtttccgaggtgcgcttgaaggcaccatgaagCCGCTCAtacgctttaccgtacaaaccgatgtagtcgcgcactagattttaaagtgcgTTGCCGCATGTTCCCCTCGGCTAACGTCGTTAGCTCCGCAGCTTTCACCGTTTCTAAGTCCGAGCTGGAGATTTCTTTCTCCTCCGCGTAGTCCGTGACTCTCTCCAGGTCAGCGGCTCCGCTGTCATGCTTGCGGGGCTTCTCCGCCGGTTTCCCGGTGCAGTTTTCTTCGGCTTCCAGGTCCAGATCGACGTCTCCCTCCGCAGCCATGTTTGCTCGAGTACAAGGGCCGGAACGAAAAGGAAGGTTCCGGCCAAACGTCGGAGGGAGAAACGGGGTAGCACCGGAAAGGGAAATCACAGTTTAAccctctaaataaataaataaaaataatctgaagaatttttatttttattttctttgggcTCTGTTGCATGCACTGTACTTTCACATCCAGGGTATTTGCACCTGCCCCCCCTTTCTCCATCACAATAACATTTCACAGTACACTCTGTcttatacataaatatattacaCTGGGGAAAActatttttgttgagttaggtctgacacCTGTTTTTAACTAATGTTTCAGGTGctgaatccaaaactgatctcagtttttctcgatcacgtcaagtttttgaactataggatccctgttttcttaaaaaatatgaaaagtcctgtacttaacagatatgttaACATGCATTTGAATGTTTCTAGTGgtaaaaattcaaatatttcatcaaGGAACAgcttcaaagttcattctttcaaaataaaagcatgcatttTTAAGCAAAAGAAGTTATACTTATCAATATTCTGCTTTCTTTTAGGTCTAATTAAAAAATCAGGCAcatcatttaattattaattaacctCAGTTCTATTTCCAAAAGTGATTTTAGTGAAAGAATGAATCAGATCTGTCATATTATCTTATACtgtaacagatatgtgcttgtttccactgaacaaaagtaacagtctgtgcagtgATCTTTTTGGGGATACCAAAcgcaacttttcacgtgttcctttggtccacatctgtaaactctccacacactgcttccACACTTTGTGAGGAGCCCatggcttgttgtcttgatcaccgagttttactttaaaatatgcaaaatatgcatgtttgataaatgcactgatgtttgctttcctctgacttggaatggtgaaactagcacaaatacagcaaaaggagtcagggtggtttaggcgtttacgacgagaagtagcaggagcagacatgatctggaacaaaggagatatatacctatggaaatcaaacactaagatggaatagttacaagctttgaaagtggaggagccacagccgccccgtgtgtatgatcacctgaaaataagaatctttttacttttgttacttaaaaatgatccttttatatttacagtgggagcgggtcctcttttattgaaacaccatgtttctacagactaAACTAAAAAGTGACTCTAGAagtgttgtttttcctttacaCTGAGatggtgagggtgatgtgaggagactgcaatgcagcaattagaccactagatgcagctaaattctgcacactggacctttaatactCAGACGTATATAAAGCAGTTGAAATTAGCTCCATCTTTtcttgaacaaaacaacataaacatcaaCTTAAAATAACGTTTCTAGTCTTTCTCTAGTCATTAAGTCGTGTATTGGTTGTGAGTGATCAAGCTTTGTAGCAGGTTGTCTTCAGCTGAGCGTCACTGCTCCAGtttcagatgatctgtgctCCACAGGTCCAGTGTGGGGCGGGaacctttctgtgtgaagtttatatgttcttcttcctgtgtctgcgtgggttcagCCCAGGTattctggcttcctcccacagaccAAAGACGTGCACCTTAAGACGTTAATCTGTGACtttaaattgtccgtaggtgtgtgaatgtgatggtTGCCTGACTCTatagccctgtgatgaactgttgTACATAGTAGACACACTTCAACTATAAGCAGCCTGGACTCACTCTGTGCTCCTCCTCATTCTATTCGTGTCTCTTATAAGTGGTTTACTTGTACTCGAATACAATTACAGATACAGTTACAGATTTCCTGTGTCTCCAGACTTTCTTTTGTGTGCTTGAGCTTTTTCAATCCACCTGCCAATAATCAGATTAAAGGACAGAGAAACCTGCTCTTGCCTTCAGCCCTGAGCACGACTGAAAGCCACATTAGTGCTGTCTGGTTTCGCCCTGGTTCACACTTCAGGAGATGTATGTGGTTGTGAGTCGCTGAAGGAATGGCACCGGGGCTGGAGAGACGCTGCTGCCATCACACCAACCGCTTCATCTTGCTGTATGACTGACGACTGTCTGACAGTTTGGTTGCTGTCATCGTCTCAGGCCTCAGGGGCGTGATGTCTGGACGTTGGCTTGGGGCTCAGGTGAGACGCTGCAGGATGCCGATGTATGGGGAGATGATAGAAGCATGACAGATATCTCTCTGAGTGGAGAATCACACAAGAATGACAATCTGGAAATATAATATTGTGAAAAACGCTTTCATTTAACACCAAAGTGTGAGactaaaaaatatgaaatgaaaaggtAACTCAGTCATAGTTCAGGTATAAGTagtattttaaatgactgttaataatacagtatttaatggaaaaaactttattttatacgGCACTCGTGATATTTTCTTGTcaattaaatggaaaaaagtgtttcttttgatgaaaaaaacctttttcaactaaaaatattaaaaaaactatgtgtataaaactatttatatgtataaaaacaatatttatacagtaaaatatggaataaaatggcaaccttaaatgtgaaatcaaccGTATTAATATCCTTTTTACcatttattattagaaaagttataccttatttattttatttgttttttgtttttttttactgtaaaacaagTTTGTTATAaagagtttttaatgttttatactgtaaaaCAAGTTTGTTATAaagagtttttaatgttttatatattacagAATACTAAAGCTAATATGTAGACAAATTACTAAcacattaaaggaaaaaacactttgataTTTGGTGACACAccatcttttaaaaataaaataaaattactaACCGGAAGAAAAGAGACTTGAcggccaaaagtatgtggacattCCACATTATGTCGAACATGTTGGCCTCCACTTTTCtggtttcagtcttttcacCATGTTGGACCTGCTGGCTGCGGGCGACTTGTtcccattcagccacaagaCCATTAGTGAGCTCCAACACTGATGTTGGCTGATCAGGTCTGGCCCTCAGTTGTCGTTCCAGTTCATCTCAAAGGTGTGGATGTAAGGTGTTAGATGGGGTTGAGCTCAAGGCTCTTTGCTCGGATTGCACACCTGTCGTGATCAGACAGAGGGCAACATTCACTTCATTTTAAGTGACTAGGCTGGGAACCACTGTTGTAGGATATCATAGATTTCCTTTAAGATGCTTAGCCCATAAAAAAGGAGTGCCCACATACTTTTGATCACACAACAACCAGCCAACAGATGAAAAAAGTCCAAGTTAAACATCAGGTTTTGGTGTCAgaccaataaaaacatgagcCTCTTTCCATTTTTCACCAAACTTGAACAGATGAAATCTTTCTGGACTCATACGAGCAGGTTGTGTGCTCAGTCATGCCACAGTTATAAATGGGTACATTGTGTTTCTATGCAAAGGACAGCTCCTCCTATGTATCATAAACAACGCAAGGATTTTAATTTACCTACATGTAAAGACAGGCTTAAACGACTAATTAAAACCTATTTTTACTAAAAAAGAGTCTTAAATATGTAACGAATGGCTAATTTTTCCTGCCGTTTTGCTGTAAACAATCTTGGATTTTAGCCAGCTATTATTGCGCAAGCCCGTTGAAACCATAGATTGAGCGCACTCACTCAAGCGGGCGATTTGCATTCGcttatttatcttttgtttgtctctttggcacttcctcctctcccacaaGGCAACAGCAATTATCCGAGAGTGAAAGGGGCCCCCAGGAATGCTGGGCCGGGCTGCCCCGGACCACTCGGAGAAACACATGTTTATCACAGGGGACTTAATGGTTTGTAATCCAAAGTTAGATTAAGGatatgaaattaaacatttttgaagTTGCAGGGATGTTCTTGGTCCTAAAGTTTGTCACACgttgtatatttatgtttatgagaCAAATATCTAAATGCAAAATCACTTATTAACTGTCAACTAAGTACGAACAAGTTGGTTGGATGGTTCACAAAGATTTCCCCAGCCTTTGGTGACCaccactatttttttttttttttaccccaggAGGTTGAAATTTGGCATGGCAACCGAGTGTGTCCGTGTGAAGgcgtgtgtttatgttcatgCAGTGGCTGTGGCCTATCAGCAAAAAGATTCATAAGTTCTGCACAGACAGCTGATTAACTGTTCATGCCATGTGTTtatgaggttgtgtgtgtgcattcatgaACGTGTAGATGCGTACACGGTAGCAGATTCTTGTGAGTCTGGGcttgtttgaaatgtaaaatgaagcGGCTGCAGGACGAAGTGGAAGAGGTTTGGATTGTGTCCGCTGGTTAAATGAACGGTGGAGGTGTTTCCTGTGCACGTGCCTCGTACTCCTCGTTGCTCCTCAGACTAATAATCCTGCAACCGTTGATTTGCTTGAAGGTCCAGAGTGTTTTCATTCACCACTGGGTTTGTAAGTCCAAGCCTCTTAGCCGAGTCTGAACCAAGCTGACGTTTCCTCTTCTTTGACCTCGTGTTTGTTACGCAGTTCCTCGAAAGTGAACTTCACTCTGCAGTTGTTTGACCTGCTGCTTCTTCCTTACCACGGTCACCAAGTGTTTGCTTATGGTGGGAATTGTTTGGTCTCTGTGAATATTACAAA
The Larimichthys crocea isolate SSNF chromosome VIII, L_crocea_2.0, whole genome shotgun sequence genome window above contains:
- the hypk gene encoding huntingtin-interacting protein K, with the translated sequence MAAEGDVDLDLEAEENCTGKPAEKPRKHDSGAADLERVTDYAEEKEISSSDLETAMSVIGDRRSREQKAKQEREKELAKVTIKKEDVELIMSEMEISRAVAERSLREHMGNVVEALVALTN